A genomic stretch from Patagioenas fasciata isolate bPatFas1 chromosome 8, bPatFas1.hap1, whole genome shotgun sequence includes:
- the LOC139828525 gene encoding uncharacterized protein encodes MAGEGFPACRAATSPGGLEHPGVGGSAQQEMIQGTLETLVTRRTKQLQAQLDELRAIVESAGQELAGGILDTRMHVAQLVQHVVTSQQDEQLLKHIQASVRQVQGDCEKLRIVLQGLLDHRCQEEKSIEALSRCVERLEEEKAGKEELLLGIAAKADKTSLAGKVSHSQFEASVEQLKEKMEELTSRVTGQEQGWHQVQQQLREEMDSKQLEEQWNSLQEQLEKKVSRAAAAEAAGIKKQLLARFQGLSCDQPLSMPAPGPEQTGECQRPPVPPSCGDQHTILPPQQRCLQPHPPSTPRPQQPFARLPSKLRVTQHKATEPLSMDRRISRDRRDGQLPVRGVKEGFPRDNPQLSPRQGDNLATSQWWLGHQVPVLELESGGGCGTVVLGRAPPPPRSTSRPHPRSPGHRGSSRPSSPHGTHRHPESRAVLGVPGCSNRSSPHGTHRHPESWAGLGVPGCFNHSSPHGMHRHPESQAGLGVPSSSSPSGPRGMHRHPESQTRLGVPS; translated from the exons ATGGCGGGAGAGGGTTTCCCAGCCTGCAGGGCTGCGACGAGTCCGGGGGGGCTGGAGCATCCTGGTGTGGGGGG GTCTGCGCAGCAGGAGATGATCCAGGGCACACTGGAGACGTTGGTGACCAGGAGGAccaagcagctgcaggcacag CTGGACGAGCTGAGAGCCATAGTGGAGAGCGCggggcaggagctggcagggggcATCTTGGACACCAGGATGCACGTGGCCCAGCTCGTCCAGCACGTCGTCACCAGCCAA CAGGATGAGCAGCTGTTGAAGCACATCCAGGCCAGCGTCAGGCAGGTGCAAGGGGACTGTGAGAAGCTCAGGATCGTCCTCCAGGGCCTCCTGGATCACCGCTGCCAGGAGGAGAAATCCATTGAG GCTCTGTCCCGGTGCGTGGAGAGGCTGGAGGAGGAGAAAGCGGgcaaggaggagctgctgctgggaatcGCTGCG AAAGCTGACAAAACCTCCCTGGCCGGCAAAGTCAGCCACAGCCAGTTCGAGGCAAGCGTGGAGCAGCTGAAAGAGAAGATGGAGGAGctgacgagccgggtgacaggccaggagcagggctggcaccAAGTCCAGCAACAGCTCAGGGAAGAGATGGACTCCAAG cagctggaggagcaatGGAACAGCctccaggagcagctggagaagaAGGTGTCgcgagcagcagctgctgaggcGGCTGGGATCAAGAA gcagctgctggcccgTTTCCAGGGCTTGTCCTGTGACCAGCCCCTCAGCATGCCTGCGCCTGGCCC GGAGCAGACAGGCGAGTGCCAGCGCCCCCCTGTGCCACCGAGCTGCGGGGACCAGCACACCATCCTTCCCCCGCAGCAGCGCTGCCTCCAGCCGCACCCGCCCAGCACCCCGCGGCCGCAACAGCCCTTCGCTCGGCTCCCCAGCAAGCTCAGGGTGACACAG CACAAGGCGACAGAGCCGTTGAGCATGGACAGACGCATCTCCAGGGACCGGCGGGACGGACAGCTGCCTGTGCGGGGGGTCAAGGAAG GCTTCCCGAGGGAcaatccccagctgtccccaaggcAGGGGGACAACCTGGCCACCAGCCAGTGGTGGCTGGGGCACCAGGTccctgtgctggagctggagTCAGGTGGGGGGTGTGGGACGGTGGTCCTGGGCAGA GCACCACCGCCTCCTCGGAGCACAAGTCGGCCTCATCCCAGGTCTCCCGGGCACAGGGGCTCTTcccgcccctccagcccccacGGGACGCATCGGCACCCCGAGAGCCGGGCAGTACTCGGGGTCCCCGGCTGCTCCAATCGCTCCAGCCCCCACGGGACGCATCGGCACCCCGAAAGCTGGGCAGGACTGGGGGTCCCCGGCTGCTTCAACCACTCCAGCCCCCACGGGATGCATCGGCACCCCGAAAGCCAGGCAGGactgggggtccccagcagctcctcccccTCCGGCCCCAGAGGGATGCATCGGCACCCCGAGAGCCAGACAAGACTGGGGGTCCCCAGCTGA
- the LOC139828532 gene encoding uncharacterized protein isoform X2, translating into MAPLTLSQLLDVAIGTSHDGAVDLPSLHRLLQSVLGHLGLQDLPVLEPGHRPAALLGGHQATKDQPGLEKEEDRAQGTGQQPREPEEHLPRKEPLQGTASGSQDTSLADDVGQMKITANEISISQESTGGQSAPAKPPQWDMDKQRGASSALGPKGPGTEPVPRTLEGSPGTQPGALGMQEGEQGTPAPPEKSAGPTSNPTSTSDASATMQAEVPGTQTTMPGIQSGSPGQESHMPWEALTTTFDSAPHFPVMEVSCQLGHLDHFCGAQKHGADELTFTNVDWTELEEQHQLLLERGQQSMAHILADLQTQVSSLQGWVSSLQGMDYELQYVKHEVRQLEEAFGKLGLAGADGKAGSSDQSPLQLGSAQQEMIQGTLETLVTRRTKQLQAQLDELRAIVESAGQELAGGILDTRMHVAQLVQHVVTSQDEQLLKHIQASVRQVQGDCEKLRIVLQGLLDHRCQEEKSIEALSRCVERLEEEKAGKEELLLGIAAKADKTSLAGKVSHSQFEASVEQLKEKMEELTSRVTGQEQGWHQVQQQLREEMDSKLDRLELGPFRQQLEEQWNSLQEQLEEKVSRAAAGEVAGIKKQLLARFQGLSCDQPLSMPAPGPEQTGECQRPPVPPSCGDQHTILPPQQRCLQPHPPSTPRPQQPFARLPSKLRVTQHKATEPLSRDRRISRDRQDGQLPVRGGKEGTTASSEHKSASSQVSRAQGLFPPLQPPRDASAPREPGRTGGPRLLQPLQPPRDASAPRKPGRTGCPRLLQPLRPQRDASAPREPDRTGGPRLKPRHTRQ; encoded by the exons ATGGCCCCGCTCACCCTGTCCCAACTGCTGGATGTTGCCATCGGGACATCCCACGATGGGGCTGTGGACCTGCCATCACTGCACAGGCTGCTGCAGTCCGTGCTGGGACACCTGGGCCTGCAGGACCTGCCTGTTCTGGAGCCGGGgcacagaccagctgccctcctgGGAGGACACCAGGCCACCAAGGACCAGCCTggcctggagaaggaggaggacagggCCCAGGGCACAGGGCAGCAGCCCCGGGAGCCAGAGGAGCACTTGCCCAGGAAGGAGCCGCTGCAGGGGACCGCCAGCGGCTCCCAGGACACCTCCTTGGCTGATGACGTGGGGCAGATGAAGATCACAGCCAACGAGATCAGCATCTCCCAG GAGAGcactgggggccagtctgcccctgcCAAGCCCCCCCAGTGGGATATGGACAAGCAGCGTGGGGCAAGCTCAGCCCTGGGGCCGAAGGGACCAGGGACAGAGCCTGTGCCCAGGACCCTCGAGGGGAGTCCAGGGACACAGCCTGGCGCCCTGGGGATGCAAGAAGGGGAGCAGGGAACACCAGCGCCCCCTGAGAAGTCGGCAGGGCCCACCTCCAATCCAACCAGTACTTCTGACGCCAGCGCTACCATGCAGGCAGAGGTCCCCGGCACCCAGACCACCATGCCGGGGATACAGTCAGGGTCCCCTGGGCAAGAGTCACACATGCCTTGGGAGGCCTTGACTACCACTTTCGattctgccccccacttcccggTGATGGAGGTTTCCTGTCAGCTGGGGCATCTTGACCACTTCTGCGGTGCCCAGAAGCATGGAGCGGATGAGCTGACTTTCACCAATGTGGACTGGACAGAGTTGGAGGAGCAGCATCAGCTCCTCCTGGAGAGAG GCCAGCAGAGCATGGCCCACATCCTGGCTGACCTCCAGACCCAGGTGtcctccctgcagggctgggtgtccTCCCTGCAGGGTATGGACTATGAGCTGCAGTACGTGAAGCACGag GTCAGGCAGCTGGAGGAGGCCTTTGGAAAGCTGGGGCTGGCTGGAGCCGACGGGAAAGCGGGCAGCAGCGACCAGAGCCCCCTGCAGCTGGG GTCCGCGCAGCAGGAGATGAtccagggcacgctggagacgtTGGTGACCAGGAGGAccaagcagctgcaggcacag CTGGACGAGCTGAGAGCCATAGTGGAGAGCGCggggcaggagctggcagggggcATCTTGGACACCAGGATGCACGTGGCCCAGCTCGTCCAGCACGTCGTCACCAGCCAA GATGAGCAGCTGTTGAAGCACATCCAGGCCAGCGTCAGGCAGGTGCAAGGGGACTGCGAGAAGCTCAGGATCGTCCTCCAGGGCCTCCTGGATCACCGCTGCCAGGAGGAGAAATCCATTGAG GCTCTGTCCCGGTGCGTGGAGAGGCTGGAGGAGGAGAAAGCGGgcaaggaggagctgctgctgggaatcGCTGCG AAAGCTGACAAAACCTCCCTGGCCGGCAAAGTCAGCCACAGCCAGTTCGAGGCAAGCGTGGAGCAGCTGAAAGAGAAGATGGAGGAGctgacgagccgggtgacaggccaggagcagggctggcaccAGGTCCAGCAACAGCTCAGGGAAGAGATGGACTCCAAG ctggaccgcctggagctggggccgttccggcagcagctggaggagcaatGGAACAGCctccaggagcagctggaggagaaggtGTCGCGAGCAGCGGCTGGTGAGGTGGCTGGGATCAAGAA gcagctcctggccCGTTTCCAGGGCTTGTCCTGTGACCAGCCCCTCAGCATGCCTGCGCCTGGCCC GGAGCAGACAGGCGAGTGCCAGCGCCCCCCTGTGCCGCCGAGCTGCGGGGACCAGCACACCATCCTCCCCCCGCAGCAGCGCTGCCTCCAGCCGCACCCGCCCAGCACCCCGCGGCCGCAACAGCCCTTCGCTCGGCTCCCCAGCAAGCTCAGGGTGACACAG CACAAGGCGACAGAGCCGTTGAGCAGGGACAGACGCATCTCCAGGGACCGGCAGGACGGACAGCTGCCTGTGCGGGGGGGCAAGGAAG GCACCACCGCCTCCTCGGAGCACAAGTCGGCCTCATCCCAGGTCTCCCGGGCACAGGGGCTCTTCCCACCTCTCCAGCCCCCACGGGACGCATCGGCACCCCGAGAGCCGGGCAGGACTGGGGGTCCCCGGCTGCTCCAACCGCTCCAGCCCCCACGGGACGCATCGGCACCCCGAAAGCCGGGCAGGACTGGGTGTCCCCGGCTGCTCCAGCCCCTCCGACCCCAGAGGGATGCGTCGGCACCCCGAGAGCCAGACAGGACTGGGGGTCCCCGGCTGAAGCCTCGCCACACCCGGCAGTGA
- the LOC139828532 gene encoding uncharacterized protein isoform X4: MAPLTLSQLLDVAIGTSHDGAVDLPSLHRLLQSVLGHLGLQDLPVLEPGHRPAALLGGHQATKDQPGLEKEEDRAQGTGQQPREPEEHLPRKEPLQGTASGSQDTSLADDVGQMKITANEISISQESTGGQSAPAKPPQWDMDKQRGASSALGPKGPGTEPVPRTLEGSPGTQPGALGMQEGEQGTPAPPEKSAGPTSNPTSTSDASATMQAEVPGTQTTMPGIQSGSPGQESHMPWEALTTTFDSAPHFPVMEVSCQLGHLDHFCGAQKHGADELTFTNVDWTELEEQHQLLLERGQQSMAHILADLQTQVSSLQGWVSSLQGMDYELQYVKHEVRQLEEAFGKLGLAGADGKAGSSDQSPLQLGSAQQEMIQGTLETLVTRRTKQLQAQQDEQLLKHIQASVRQVQGDCEKLRIVLQGLLDHRCQEEKSIEALSRCVERLEEEKAGKEELLLGIAAKADKTSLAGKVSHSQFEASVEQLKEKMEELTSRVTGQEQGWHQVQQQLREEMDSKLDRLELGPFRQQLEEQWNSLQEQLEEKVSRAAAGEVAGIKKQLLARFQGLSCDQPLSMPAPGPEQTGECQRPPVPPSCGDQHTILPPQQRCLQPHPPSTPRPQQPFARLPSKLRVTQHKATEPLSRDRRISRDRQDGQLPVRGGKEGTTASSEHKSASSQVSRAQGLFPPLQPPRDASAPREPGRTGGPRLLQPLQPPRDASAPRKPGRTGCPRLLQPLRPQRDASAPREPDRTGGPRLKPRHTRQ, from the exons ATGGCCCCGCTCACCCTGTCCCAACTGCTGGATGTTGCCATCGGGACATCCCACGATGGGGCTGTGGACCTGCCATCACTGCACAGGCTGCTGCAGTCCGTGCTGGGACACCTGGGCCTGCAGGACCTGCCTGTTCTGGAGCCGGGgcacagaccagctgccctcctgGGAGGACACCAGGCCACCAAGGACCAGCCTggcctggagaaggaggaggacagggCCCAGGGCACAGGGCAGCAGCCCCGGGAGCCAGAGGAGCACTTGCCCAGGAAGGAGCCGCTGCAGGGGACCGCCAGCGGCTCCCAGGACACCTCCTTGGCTGATGACGTGGGGCAGATGAAGATCACAGCCAACGAGATCAGCATCTCCCAG GAGAGcactgggggccagtctgcccctgcCAAGCCCCCCCAGTGGGATATGGACAAGCAGCGTGGGGCAAGCTCAGCCCTGGGGCCGAAGGGACCAGGGACAGAGCCTGTGCCCAGGACCCTCGAGGGGAGTCCAGGGACACAGCCTGGCGCCCTGGGGATGCAAGAAGGGGAGCAGGGAACACCAGCGCCCCCTGAGAAGTCGGCAGGGCCCACCTCCAATCCAACCAGTACTTCTGACGCCAGCGCTACCATGCAGGCAGAGGTCCCCGGCACCCAGACCACCATGCCGGGGATACAGTCAGGGTCCCCTGGGCAAGAGTCACACATGCCTTGGGAGGCCTTGACTACCACTTTCGattctgccccccacttcccggTGATGGAGGTTTCCTGTCAGCTGGGGCATCTTGACCACTTCTGCGGTGCCCAGAAGCATGGAGCGGATGAGCTGACTTTCACCAATGTGGACTGGACAGAGTTGGAGGAGCAGCATCAGCTCCTCCTGGAGAGAG GCCAGCAGAGCATGGCCCACATCCTGGCTGACCTCCAGACCCAGGTGtcctccctgcagggctgggtgtccTCCCTGCAGGGTATGGACTATGAGCTGCAGTACGTGAAGCACGag GTCAGGCAGCTGGAGGAGGCCTTTGGAAAGCTGGGGCTGGCTGGAGCCGACGGGAAAGCGGGCAGCAGCGACCAGAGCCCCCTGCAGCTGGG GTCCGCGCAGCAGGAGATGAtccagggcacgctggagacgtTGGTGACCAGGAGGAccaagcagctgcaggcacag CAGGATGAGCAGCTGTTGAAGCACATCCAGGCCAGCGTCAGGCAGGTGCAAGGGGACTGCGAGAAGCTCAGGATCGTCCTCCAGGGCCTCCTGGATCACCGCTGCCAGGAGGAGAAATCCATTGAG GCTCTGTCCCGGTGCGTGGAGAGGCTGGAGGAGGAGAAAGCGGgcaaggaggagctgctgctgggaatcGCTGCG AAAGCTGACAAAACCTCCCTGGCCGGCAAAGTCAGCCACAGCCAGTTCGAGGCAAGCGTGGAGCAGCTGAAAGAGAAGATGGAGGAGctgacgagccgggtgacaggccaggagcagggctggcaccAGGTCCAGCAACAGCTCAGGGAAGAGATGGACTCCAAG ctggaccgcctggagctggggccgttccggcagcagctggaggagcaatGGAACAGCctccaggagcagctggaggagaaggtGTCGCGAGCAGCGGCTGGTGAGGTGGCTGGGATCAAGAA gcagctcctggccCGTTTCCAGGGCTTGTCCTGTGACCAGCCCCTCAGCATGCCTGCGCCTGGCCC GGAGCAGACAGGCGAGTGCCAGCGCCCCCCTGTGCCGCCGAGCTGCGGGGACCAGCACACCATCCTCCCCCCGCAGCAGCGCTGCCTCCAGCCGCACCCGCCCAGCACCCCGCGGCCGCAACAGCCCTTCGCTCGGCTCCCCAGCAAGCTCAGGGTGACACAG CACAAGGCGACAGAGCCGTTGAGCAGGGACAGACGCATCTCCAGGGACCGGCAGGACGGACAGCTGCCTGTGCGGGGGGGCAAGGAAG GCACCACCGCCTCCTCGGAGCACAAGTCGGCCTCATCCCAGGTCTCCCGGGCACAGGGGCTCTTCCCACCTCTCCAGCCCCCACGGGACGCATCGGCACCCCGAGAGCCGGGCAGGACTGGGGGTCCCCGGCTGCTCCAACCGCTCCAGCCCCCACGGGACGCATCGGCACCCCGAAAGCCGGGCAGGACTGGGTGTCCCCGGCTGCTCCAGCCCCTCCGACCCCAGAGGGATGCGTCGGCACCCCGAGAGCCAGACAGGACTGGGGGTCCCCGGCTGAAGCCTCGCCACACCCGGCAGTGA
- the LOC139828532 gene encoding uncharacterized protein isoform X3 translates to MAPLTLSQLLDVAIGTSHDGAVDLPSLHRLLQSVLGHLGLQDLPVLEPGHRPAALLGGHQATKDQPGLEKEEDRAQGTGQQPREPEEHLPRKEPLQGTASGSQDTSLADDVGQMKITANEISISQESTGGQSAPAKPPQWDMDKQRGASSALGPKGPGTEPVPRTLEGSPGTQPGALGMQEGEQGTPAPPEKSAGPTSNPTSTSDASATMQAEVPGTQTTMPGIQSGSPGQESHMPWEALTTTFDSAPHFPVMEVSCQLGHLDHFCGAQKHGADELTFTNVDWTELEEQHQLLLERGQQSMAHILADLQTQVSSLQGWVSSLQGMDYELQYVKHEVRQLEEAFGKLGLAGADGKAGSSDQSPLQLGSAQQEMIQGTLETLVTRRTKQLQAQLDELRAIVESAGQELAGGILDTRMHVAQLVQHVVTSQQDEQLLKHIQASVRQVQGDCEKLRIVLQGLLDHRCQEEKSIEKADKTSLAGKVSHSQFEASVEQLKEKMEELTSRVTGQEQGWHQVQQQLREEMDSKLDRLELGPFRQQLEEQWNSLQEQLEEKVSRAAAGEVAGIKKQLLARFQGLSCDQPLSMPAPGPEQTGECQRPPVPPSCGDQHTILPPQQRCLQPHPPSTPRPQQPFARLPSKLRVTQHKATEPLSRDRRISRDRQDGQLPVRGGKEGTTASSEHKSASSQVSRAQGLFPPLQPPRDASAPREPGRTGGPRLLQPLQPPRDASAPRKPGRTGCPRLLQPLRPQRDASAPREPDRTGGPRLKPRHTRQ, encoded by the exons ATGGCCCCGCTCACCCTGTCCCAACTGCTGGATGTTGCCATCGGGACATCCCACGATGGGGCTGTGGACCTGCCATCACTGCACAGGCTGCTGCAGTCCGTGCTGGGACACCTGGGCCTGCAGGACCTGCCTGTTCTGGAGCCGGGgcacagaccagctgccctcctgGGAGGACACCAGGCCACCAAGGACCAGCCTggcctggagaaggaggaggacagggCCCAGGGCACAGGGCAGCAGCCCCGGGAGCCAGAGGAGCACTTGCCCAGGAAGGAGCCGCTGCAGGGGACCGCCAGCGGCTCCCAGGACACCTCCTTGGCTGATGACGTGGGGCAGATGAAGATCACAGCCAACGAGATCAGCATCTCCCAG GAGAGcactgggggccagtctgcccctgcCAAGCCCCCCCAGTGGGATATGGACAAGCAGCGTGGGGCAAGCTCAGCCCTGGGGCCGAAGGGACCAGGGACAGAGCCTGTGCCCAGGACCCTCGAGGGGAGTCCAGGGACACAGCCTGGCGCCCTGGGGATGCAAGAAGGGGAGCAGGGAACACCAGCGCCCCCTGAGAAGTCGGCAGGGCCCACCTCCAATCCAACCAGTACTTCTGACGCCAGCGCTACCATGCAGGCAGAGGTCCCCGGCACCCAGACCACCATGCCGGGGATACAGTCAGGGTCCCCTGGGCAAGAGTCACACATGCCTTGGGAGGCCTTGACTACCACTTTCGattctgccccccacttcccggTGATGGAGGTTTCCTGTCAGCTGGGGCATCTTGACCACTTCTGCGGTGCCCAGAAGCATGGAGCGGATGAGCTGACTTTCACCAATGTGGACTGGACAGAGTTGGAGGAGCAGCATCAGCTCCTCCTGGAGAGAG GCCAGCAGAGCATGGCCCACATCCTGGCTGACCTCCAGACCCAGGTGtcctccctgcagggctgggtgtccTCCCTGCAGGGTATGGACTATGAGCTGCAGTACGTGAAGCACGag GTCAGGCAGCTGGAGGAGGCCTTTGGAAAGCTGGGGCTGGCTGGAGCCGACGGGAAAGCGGGCAGCAGCGACCAGAGCCCCCTGCAGCTGGG GTCCGCGCAGCAGGAGATGAtccagggcacgctggagacgtTGGTGACCAGGAGGAccaagcagctgcaggcacag CTGGACGAGCTGAGAGCCATAGTGGAGAGCGCggggcaggagctggcagggggcATCTTGGACACCAGGATGCACGTGGCCCAGCTCGTCCAGCACGTCGTCACCAGCCAA CAGGATGAGCAGCTGTTGAAGCACATCCAGGCCAGCGTCAGGCAGGTGCAAGGGGACTGCGAGAAGCTCAGGATCGTCCTCCAGGGCCTCCTGGATCACCGCTGCCAGGAGGAGAAATCCATTGAG AAAGCTGACAAAACCTCCCTGGCCGGCAAAGTCAGCCACAGCCAGTTCGAGGCAAGCGTGGAGCAGCTGAAAGAGAAGATGGAGGAGctgacgagccgggtgacaggccaggagcagggctggcaccAGGTCCAGCAACAGCTCAGGGAAGAGATGGACTCCAAG ctggaccgcctggagctggggccgttccggcagcagctggaggagcaatGGAACAGCctccaggagcagctggaggagaaggtGTCGCGAGCAGCGGCTGGTGAGGTGGCTGGGATCAAGAA gcagctcctggccCGTTTCCAGGGCTTGTCCTGTGACCAGCCCCTCAGCATGCCTGCGCCTGGCCC GGAGCAGACAGGCGAGTGCCAGCGCCCCCCTGTGCCGCCGAGCTGCGGGGACCAGCACACCATCCTCCCCCCGCAGCAGCGCTGCCTCCAGCCGCACCCGCCCAGCACCCCGCGGCCGCAACAGCCCTTCGCTCGGCTCCCCAGCAAGCTCAGGGTGACACAG CACAAGGCGACAGAGCCGTTGAGCAGGGACAGACGCATCTCCAGGGACCGGCAGGACGGACAGCTGCCTGTGCGGGGGGGCAAGGAAG GCACCACCGCCTCCTCGGAGCACAAGTCGGCCTCATCCCAGGTCTCCCGGGCACAGGGGCTCTTCCCACCTCTCCAGCCCCCACGGGACGCATCGGCACCCCGAGAGCCGGGCAGGACTGGGGGTCCCCGGCTGCTCCAACCGCTCCAGCCCCCACGGGACGCATCGGCACCCCGAAAGCCGGGCAGGACTGGGTGTCCCCGGCTGCTCCAGCCCCTCCGACCCCAGAGGGATGCGTCGGCACCCCGAGAGCCAGACAGGACTGGGGGTCCCCGGCTGAAGCCTCGCCACACCCGGCAGTGA
- the LOC139828532 gene encoding uncharacterized protein isoform X1: MAPLTLSQLLDVAIGTSHDGAVDLPSLHRLLQSVLGHLGLQDLPVLEPGHRPAALLGGHQATKDQPGLEKEEDRAQGTGQQPREPEEHLPRKEPLQGTASGSQDTSLADDVGQMKITANEISISQESTGGQSAPAKPPQWDMDKQRGASSALGPKGPGTEPVPRTLEGSPGTQPGALGMQEGEQGTPAPPEKSAGPTSNPTSTSDASATMQAEVPGTQTTMPGIQSGSPGQESHMPWEALTTTFDSAPHFPVMEVSCQLGHLDHFCGAQKHGADELTFTNVDWTELEEQHQLLLERGQQSMAHILADLQTQVSSLQGWVSSLQGMDYELQYVKHEVRQLEEAFGKLGLAGADGKAGSSDQSPLQLGSAQQEMIQGTLETLVTRRTKQLQAQLDELRAIVESAGQELAGGILDTRMHVAQLVQHVVTSQQDEQLLKHIQASVRQVQGDCEKLRIVLQGLLDHRCQEEKSIEALSRCVERLEEEKAGKEELLLGIAAKADKTSLAGKVSHSQFEASVEQLKEKMEELTSRVTGQEQGWHQVQQQLREEMDSKLDRLELGPFRQQLEEQWNSLQEQLEEKVSRAAAGEVAGIKKQLLARFQGLSCDQPLSMPAPGPEQTGECQRPPVPPSCGDQHTILPPQQRCLQPHPPSTPRPQQPFARLPSKLRVTQHKATEPLSRDRRISRDRQDGQLPVRGGKEGTTASSEHKSASSQVSRAQGLFPPLQPPRDASAPREPGRTGGPRLLQPLQPPRDASAPRKPGRTGCPRLLQPLRPQRDASAPREPDRTGGPRLKPRHTRQ, from the exons ATGGCCCCGCTCACCCTGTCCCAACTGCTGGATGTTGCCATCGGGACATCCCACGATGGGGCTGTGGACCTGCCATCACTGCACAGGCTGCTGCAGTCCGTGCTGGGACACCTGGGCCTGCAGGACCTGCCTGTTCTGGAGCCGGGgcacagaccagctgccctcctgGGAGGACACCAGGCCACCAAGGACCAGCCTggcctggagaaggaggaggacagggCCCAGGGCACAGGGCAGCAGCCCCGGGAGCCAGAGGAGCACTTGCCCAGGAAGGAGCCGCTGCAGGGGACCGCCAGCGGCTCCCAGGACACCTCCTTGGCTGATGACGTGGGGCAGATGAAGATCACAGCCAACGAGATCAGCATCTCCCAG GAGAGcactgggggccagtctgcccctgcCAAGCCCCCCCAGTGGGATATGGACAAGCAGCGTGGGGCAAGCTCAGCCCTGGGGCCGAAGGGACCAGGGACAGAGCCTGTGCCCAGGACCCTCGAGGGGAGTCCAGGGACACAGCCTGGCGCCCTGGGGATGCAAGAAGGGGAGCAGGGAACACCAGCGCCCCCTGAGAAGTCGGCAGGGCCCACCTCCAATCCAACCAGTACTTCTGACGCCAGCGCTACCATGCAGGCAGAGGTCCCCGGCACCCAGACCACCATGCCGGGGATACAGTCAGGGTCCCCTGGGCAAGAGTCACACATGCCTTGGGAGGCCTTGACTACCACTTTCGattctgccccccacttcccggTGATGGAGGTTTCCTGTCAGCTGGGGCATCTTGACCACTTCTGCGGTGCCCAGAAGCATGGAGCGGATGAGCTGACTTTCACCAATGTGGACTGGACAGAGTTGGAGGAGCAGCATCAGCTCCTCCTGGAGAGAG GCCAGCAGAGCATGGCCCACATCCTGGCTGACCTCCAGACCCAGGTGtcctccctgcagggctgggtgtccTCCCTGCAGGGTATGGACTATGAGCTGCAGTACGTGAAGCACGag GTCAGGCAGCTGGAGGAGGCCTTTGGAAAGCTGGGGCTGGCTGGAGCCGACGGGAAAGCGGGCAGCAGCGACCAGAGCCCCCTGCAGCTGGG GTCCGCGCAGCAGGAGATGAtccagggcacgctggagacgtTGGTGACCAGGAGGAccaagcagctgcaggcacag CTGGACGAGCTGAGAGCCATAGTGGAGAGCGCggggcaggagctggcagggggcATCTTGGACACCAGGATGCACGTGGCCCAGCTCGTCCAGCACGTCGTCACCAGCCAA CAGGATGAGCAGCTGTTGAAGCACATCCAGGCCAGCGTCAGGCAGGTGCAAGGGGACTGCGAGAAGCTCAGGATCGTCCTCCAGGGCCTCCTGGATCACCGCTGCCAGGAGGAGAAATCCATTGAG GCTCTGTCCCGGTGCGTGGAGAGGCTGGAGGAGGAGAAAGCGGgcaaggaggagctgctgctgggaatcGCTGCG AAAGCTGACAAAACCTCCCTGGCCGGCAAAGTCAGCCACAGCCAGTTCGAGGCAAGCGTGGAGCAGCTGAAAGAGAAGATGGAGGAGctgacgagccgggtgacaggccaggagcagggctggcaccAGGTCCAGCAACAGCTCAGGGAAGAGATGGACTCCAAG ctggaccgcctggagctggggccgttccggcagcagctggaggagcaatGGAACAGCctccaggagcagctggaggagaaggtGTCGCGAGCAGCGGCTGGTGAGGTGGCTGGGATCAAGAA gcagctcctggccCGTTTCCAGGGCTTGTCCTGTGACCAGCCCCTCAGCATGCCTGCGCCTGGCCC GGAGCAGACAGGCGAGTGCCAGCGCCCCCCTGTGCCGCCGAGCTGCGGGGACCAGCACACCATCCTCCCCCCGCAGCAGCGCTGCCTCCAGCCGCACCCGCCCAGCACCCCGCGGCCGCAACAGCCCTTCGCTCGGCTCCCCAGCAAGCTCAGGGTGACACAG CACAAGGCGACAGAGCCGTTGAGCAGGGACAGACGCATCTCCAGGGACCGGCAGGACGGACAGCTGCCTGTGCGGGGGGGCAAGGAAG GCACCACCGCCTCCTCGGAGCACAAGTCGGCCTCATCCCAGGTCTCCCGGGCACAGGGGCTCTTCCCACCTCTCCAGCCCCCACGGGACGCATCGGCACCCCGAGAGCCGGGCAGGACTGGGGGTCCCCGGCTGCTCCAACCGCTCCAGCCCCCACGGGACGCATCGGCACCCCGAAAGCCGGGCAGGACTGGGTGTCCCCGGCTGCTCCAGCCCCTCCGACCCCAGAGGGATGCGTCGGCACCCCGAGAGCCAGACAGGACTGGGGGTCCCCGGCTGAAGCCTCGCCACACCCGGCAGTGA